The sequence below is a genomic window from Betaproteobacteria bacterium.
TCACACCGAACTCTATCGGGGGGCCGAATACGTGGTCGACTTCCTGCCCAAAGTGAAGATCGAGGCCGCCATCAAGGACGACCAGGTCGACCAGGTCATCGAAGCCATCGAGAAATCCGCCAGTACCGGCAAGATCGGTGACGGCAAGATTTTTGTCTTCGAACTCGAACAAGTAATTCGCATCCGGACCGGCGAGACCGGTACCGATGCCTTGTAAAGGGAGCCGCGTGCCATGAAAAGAATTTTTGCCATCCTGGCGCTCTTCGGCGCCGTCACCCTGGGGGCTCCGGCCTGGGCGGAAGACAAGCCCGCGGAAGCGGCGCCAGCCGCCACCGCGCCGGCCGCTGCTCCCGCTGCTGCTGCCGCCGCTCCGGCTGCTGCTGCCGCCGAAGCCGCTCCCGCCGCCGCCCCCGCTGCCGCCCCGTTGGTACCCAACAAGGGCGACAACGCCTGGATCATGGTCTGTTCGGCCCTGGTCATCCTGATGTCCATCCCCGGACTGGCGCTGTTCTACGGCGGCCTCGTGCGCTCCAAGAACATGCTCTCGGTGCTCATGCAGGTGTTCGTCGTCTTCTCCCTGATCACGGTTCTGTGGTGCGTCTATGGCTACTCTCTGGCTTTCACGGAGGGCAACGCCTTCTTTGGAACCCTGGACAAGCTCTTCCTCAAGGGCATCACGGTCGAGTCCGTTGGGGCCACCTTCTCCAAGGGGGTGGTCATCTCCGAACTGGTCTTCGTGATCTTCCAGGGCGCCTTCGCGGCCATCACCTGTGCCCTCATCGTCGGCGCCTTTGCCGAGCGGGTGAAATTCTCCGGCGTGCTGTTGTTCACCGTCCTGTGGTTCACCCTCTCTTACCTGCCCATGGCGCACATGGTCTGGTACTGGGCCGGCCCGGACGCCTACGTCGATGCCGCTGCCGGCGAGGCCGCCGGCAAGACCGCGGGCTTCCTCTTCCAGAAGGGTGCCCTCGACTTCGCGGGCGGTACCGTGGTGCACATCAACGCTGCCATCGCCGGCCTGGTCGGTGCCTACATGGTGGGCAAGCGTACCGGTCTGGGCAACGTGGCCATGGCGCCGCACTCCCTCACCTTCACCATGATCGGTGCCTCGCTCCTGTGGTTCGGCTGGTTCGGCTTCAACGCCGGCTCCGCTCTGGAAGCCTCCGGCGGTTCCGCCCTGGCCATGGTCAATACCTGGCTGGCTACCGCCTGCGCGGCCTTGTCCTGGATGTTCGCCGAATGGATTTTGAAGGGTAAGCCCTCCATGCTGGGTGCCGCATCCGGCGCCGTGGCCGGCCTCGTGGCCATCACCCCGGCCGCCGGCTTCGTCGGCGTCATGGGGGCCATGGTCATCGGCCTGCTGGCCGGCGTGGTTTGCCTGTGGGGCGTCAATGGCCTCAAGAAGCTCCTCGGTGCCGACG
It includes:
- the amt gene encoding ammonium transporter — encoded protein: MKRIFAILALFGAVTLGAPAWAEDKPAEAAPAATAPAAAPAAAAAAPAAAAAEAAPAAAPAAAPLVPNKGDNAWIMVCSALVILMSIPGLALFYGGLVRSKNMLSVLMQVFVVFSLITVLWCVYGYSLAFTEGNAFFGTLDKLFLKGITVESVGATFSKGVVISELVFVIFQGAFAAITCALIVGAFAERVKFSGVLLFTVLWFTLSYLPMAHMVWYWAGPDAYVDAAAGEAAGKTAGFLFQKGALDFAGGTVVHINAAIAGLVGAYMVGKRTGLGNVAMAPHSLTFTMIGASLLWFGWFGFNAGSALEASGGSALAMVNTWLATACAALSWMFAEWILKGKPSMLGAASGAVAGLVAITPAAGFVGVMGAMVIGLLAGVVCLWGVNGLKKLLGADDSLDVFGVHGVGGILGAILTGVFVAPSLGGTGVYDYVANKVGDFDMTAQVIAQLWGVGTVIVWSGVVSLVSYKIADIVVGLRVPEDEEREGLDLTSHGETAYHH
- the glnK gene encoding P-II family nitrogen regulator, translating into MKFVTAIIKPFKLDEVREALSAIGVQGITVTEVKGFGRQKGHTELYRGAEYVVDFLPKVKIEAAIKDDQVDQVIEAIEKSASTGKIGDGKIFVFELEQVIRIRTGETGTDAL